A genomic window from Halomonas sp. LR3S48 includes:
- a CDS encoding ABC transporter permease translates to MNDSLISTPGATTDGTWARCSRAVLGHRGLALGAVIVALLVLAALLAPWLAPHDPYLQNTANRMVPPVWHEAGRWEHPLGTDRLGRDYLSRLIHGTRISLFIGLVAALISGLIGSTLGVLAGYFGGRVDAVISYLLTTRLAMPVVLVALAMASLIGGSLITVTLLLGLLLWDRFAVVARSATLQLRDAEYIQAARALGCPLHHILLREVLPNIAAALIVVATLEVANAILLEATLSFLGMGVQPPLPSWGLMIAEGKSYMFFQPWVIAIPGSALFVLVLAINLLGDGLRDISAPGGRNE, encoded by the coding sequence ATGAACGATTCCCTGATATCGACGCCCGGCGCCACGACGGACGGCACATGGGCGCGCTGTTCGCGCGCCGTGCTGGGGCATCGAGGGCTGGCACTGGGTGCCGTCATCGTTGCGCTGCTGGTACTCGCCGCCTTGCTGGCGCCCTGGCTGGCCCCCCATGACCCCTATCTGCAGAACACAGCCAATCGCATGGTGCCACCGGTGTGGCACGAAGCGGGCCGTTGGGAACACCCCTTGGGGACCGACAGACTGGGGCGCGACTACCTCAGCCGCTTGATCCACGGCACCCGCATCTCGCTGTTCATCGGCCTGGTGGCCGCGCTGATCTCGGGGCTGATCGGCTCCACCCTGGGTGTGCTGGCGGGCTATTTCGGCGGCCGCGTCGATGCCGTGATCAGCTACCTGCTCACCACCCGCCTGGCCATGCCGGTGGTGCTGGTGGCGCTGGCCATGGCCTCGCTGATCGGCGGTTCCTTGATCACGGTGACCCTGCTGCTGGGGCTGCTGCTGTGGGACCGCTTCGCGGTGGTGGCGCGCTCCGCCACTCTCCAACTGCGCGACGCCGAGTACATCCAGGCGGCGCGAGCGCTGGGCTGCCCCCTGCACCACATCCTGCTGCGCGAGGTGCTGCCCAATATCGCCGCAGCACTGATCGTGGTCGCGACCCTGGAGGTGGCCAACGCCATCCTGCTCGAGGCGACCCTGTCGTTCCTGGGCATGGGGGTGCAGCCGCCGCTGCCCTCCTGGGGGCTGATGATCGCCGAGGGCAAGTCCTACATGTTCTTCCAGCCCTGGGTAATCGCCATCCCGGGCAGTGCGCTGTTCGTGCTGGTACTGGCGATCAACCTGCTGGGCGATGGCCTGCGCGACATCAGCGCGCCGGGAGGCCGGAATGAGTGA
- a CDS encoding helix-turn-helix domain-containing protein, protein MTTTTHTPGQLLKMWRQRRRLSQLALATEADVSQRHLSFVESGRAVPSREMLLRLTEQLDVPLRERNQLLLAAGFAPAYGERPIDAPEFETVRGVIERLLASHAPYPALAVDRHWHLLMGNRPLERLLGGIEPALLRPPVNVLRLTLHPQGLAPRIRNFREWRTHILERLARQAHTTADPALASLSEELKGYPVPAGARPHLASKSSHAGIVVPLELAMPDGRVLSLLSTTTVFGTPLDITLEELAIESFFPADAATQEALQQLAASAPTG, encoded by the coding sequence ATGACCACGACCACCCACACCCCCGGGCAGCTGTTGAAGATGTGGCGCCAGCGGCGGCGGCTGAGCCAGCTCGCGCTCGCCACCGAGGCCGACGTCTCCCAGCGCCACCTTAGCTTCGTCGAATCCGGACGCGCCGTGCCGAGCCGGGAAATGCTGCTACGCCTGACGGAACAGTTGGACGTTCCTCTGCGCGAGCGCAACCAGCTGTTGCTCGCCGCCGGTTTCGCCCCGGCATACGGAGAACGCCCTATCGACGCGCCCGAATTCGAGACGGTCCGCGGCGTTATCGAGCGGCTGCTCGCCAGCCACGCCCCCTACCCGGCGCTGGCCGTCGATCGCCACTGGCACCTGCTGATGGGCAACCGTCCGCTCGAGCGGCTGCTAGGCGGCATCGAGCCCGCACTGCTGAGGCCTCCGGTCAACGTGCTGCGGCTCACCCTGCATCCCCAGGGGCTTGCACCGCGCATTCGCAACTTTCGCGAATGGCGCACCCACATTCTCGAACGCCTGGCCCGCCAGGCCCACACGACGGCCGACCCGGCGCTTGCCTCGCTCAGCGAAGAACTGAAGGGCTATCCGGTGCCGGCCGGGGCTCGTCCTCATCTGGCCTCGAAATCGAGTCATGCCGGCATCGTCGTGCCGCTGGAGCTGGCCATGCCGGATGGCCGCGTACTATCGCTGCTGAGCACCACCACGGTGTTCGGCACTCCGCTCGACATCACCCTGGAAGAACTCGCCATCGAATCGTTCTTCCCAGCAGACGCGGCCACCCAGGAGGCGCTGCAGCAGTTGGCCGCGTCTGCGCCGACCGGCTAG
- a CDS encoding ABC transporter substrate-binding protein has product MPLYRPLRYAISAALLGGLASPALAGKANDTLVYASDSEPENVSPYHNNVREGVILAHLAWDTLIYRNPATQEHEPRLATRWEWVDDTTLELELRQGVNFHNGEAFDADDVAFTFNYAVSPESRVVTRQNVDWIERVEKLDDHRVRIHLKEPFPAALEYLSGPMPIYPSDYFQEVGLEGFSRQPVGTGPYRITAVRPGDGVSLTRFEEYFEESPIGQPQIANIEFKAIADEDSRMAQLMLGQVDWIWRVPADQAESLQQMPQLTVLGDETMRVGYVGLDAASREDSPLNDLRVRRAINHALNREGLANDLVRGGSQPLYAPCFPTQFGCETQDVIEYDYDPDKARALLAEAGYADGFEIDLHAYRERDYAEAMIGDLRAVGINANLSFMTAPALLELQRSGRTDMAFKAWGSFSINDVSAFTGVFFNGGVDDLWQDPQVQEWLSVADNSVDPDVRLEHYRRALARISEQAYWAPLFSYSSYYAHTADLDFTAYPDELPRFYEASWK; this is encoded by the coding sequence ATGCCGCTGTATCGTCCACTCCGTTACGCGATTTCCGCAGCCCTGCTGGGCGGCCTGGCGTCTCCGGCGCTGGCCGGCAAGGCCAACGACACGCTGGTCTATGCCTCCGACAGCGAGCCGGAAAACGTCAGCCCCTACCACAACAATGTGCGCGAGGGGGTGATCCTCGCCCACCTGGCCTGGGACACTCTGATCTACCGCAACCCCGCCACCCAGGAGCACGAGCCCCGGCTGGCGACTCGCTGGGAATGGGTGGATGACACCACCCTGGAGCTCGAGCTGCGCCAGGGGGTGAATTTCCACAACGGCGAGGCGTTCGACGCCGACGACGTGGCGTTCACCTTCAACTACGCCGTCTCGCCCGAGTCTCGGGTGGTGACGCGGCAGAACGTCGACTGGATCGAGCGCGTCGAGAAGCTCGACGACCATCGGGTTCGTATCCATCTCAAAGAGCCGTTTCCGGCGGCACTGGAGTATCTCTCCGGCCCCATGCCGATCTACCCCTCCGACTATTTCCAGGAAGTCGGGCTAGAGGGGTTCAGCCGCCAGCCGGTAGGCACCGGCCCCTATCGCATTACCGCCGTGCGCCCGGGAGATGGCGTCAGCCTGACCCGCTTCGAGGAGTACTTCGAGGAGAGCCCCATCGGCCAGCCGCAGATCGCCAACATCGAGTTCAAGGCGATTGCCGATGAGGACTCGCGCATGGCGCAGTTGATGTTGGGGCAGGTCGACTGGATCTGGCGGGTGCCGGCGGATCAGGCCGAGTCTCTGCAGCAGATGCCTCAGCTCACCGTATTGGGCGACGAGACCATGCGCGTCGGCTACGTTGGGCTGGATGCGGCGAGCCGCGAAGACTCCCCGCTGAATGACCTGCGCGTGCGCCGGGCCATCAATCATGCCCTCAACCGGGAGGGCCTGGCCAACGACCTGGTGCGGGGTGGCAGCCAACCGCTCTATGCGCCCTGTTTCCCGACCCAGTTCGGCTGCGAGACACAGGACGTCATCGAGTACGACTACGATCCCGACAAGGCGCGCGCGCTGCTGGCCGAAGCGGGTTATGCCGATGGCTTCGAGATCGATCTTCACGCCTATCGCGAACGCGACTACGCCGAGGCGATGATCGGCGACCTGCGCGCGGTGGGCATCAACGCCAACCTGAGCTTCATGACCGCGCCGGCGCTGCTCGAGCTGCAGCGCAGCGGGCGTACCGACATGGCGTTCAAGGCCTGGGGCTCGTTCTCGATCAACGACGTCTCCGCCTTCACCGGCGTCTTCTTCAACGGTGGCGTCGACGACCTGTGGCAGGACCCCCAGGTGCAGGAGTGGTTGAGCGTCGCCGACAACTCCGTCGATCCCGACGTGCGCCTGGAGCACTACCGCCGGGCCCTGGCGCGCATCTCCGAGCAGGCCTACTGGGCACCGCTGTTCTCCTACTCGAGCTACTACGCGCATACCGCCGATCTCGACTTCACCGCCTATCCCGACGAGCTGCCGCGCTTCTACGAGGCCAGTTGGAAGTAA
- a CDS encoding LysR family transcriptional regulator produces the protein MNTRALQETSLRYFFEVVRCGSISEASERLKVAPSAISRQIARLESELDTLLFERRARGMVPSAAGELLAVHARRMQLEADRVGSEIQALRGLQRGKVRLASSEGFAVDFLPSAVAAFRRRYEGIHFQLAVGPPAEATRRVREGEADIGLTFSLKPEPDVQIEYRQPAPIMAVVAPSHELAGKHQVSMSQLQRYDLALPTPDTTLRQLFDICSSRQNLAFESIFSSHYTEALINFAMLGGGVALAGEISIRHRVQQRRVVAIPIRDRGMDSRFIEIQTLAKRTLPSATQTFLEFLKAHIATGRLPLATPSARP, from the coding sequence ATGAATACCCGCGCCTTGCAGGAAACCTCCCTGCGCTATTTCTTCGAAGTGGTGCGCTGCGGCTCCATCAGTGAAGCCTCCGAGCGACTCAAGGTGGCGCCTTCGGCCATCAGTCGCCAGATCGCCCGGCTGGAGAGCGAGCTCGATACCCTGCTTTTCGAGCGCCGCGCCCGCGGCATGGTACCGAGTGCCGCCGGTGAGTTGCTGGCCGTTCATGCCCGCCGCATGCAGCTCGAGGCGGATCGGGTCGGCAGCGAGATCCAGGCACTGCGCGGCCTGCAGCGAGGCAAGGTGCGGCTAGCCAGCTCGGAGGGTTTTGCAGTGGATTTTCTGCCCAGCGCCGTGGCGGCGTTCCGCAGGCGCTACGAAGGCATTCACTTTCAGCTCGCGGTGGGCCCGCCGGCCGAGGCGACTCGGCGCGTAAGGGAGGGGGAAGCGGACATCGGGCTCACTTTCAGCCTGAAGCCCGAGCCCGATGTGCAGATCGAATATCGCCAGCCGGCCCCGATCATGGCGGTGGTGGCACCCAGTCATGAACTGGCCGGCAAGCACCAGGTATCCATGTCGCAGCTGCAGCGCTATGACCTGGCCCTGCCCACGCCCGATACCACCCTGCGCCAGCTGTTCGATATCTGCAGCAGTCGCCAGAACCTGGCCTTTGAATCGATCTTCAGCAGCCATTACACCGAGGCGCTGATCAACTTCGCCATGCTGGGAGGAGGCGTGGCCCTTGCCGGCGAGATCTCGATTCGCCACCGCGTACAGCAGCGGCGTGTCGTCGCCATTCCCATTCGCGACCGGGGTATGGATTCACGCTTCATCGAGATACAGACGCTCGCCAAGCGCACCCTGCCAAGCGCCACCCAGACGTTTCTCGAGTTTCTGAAAGCTCACATCGCAACGGGGCGGCTACCATTGGCAACGCCATCGGCAAGGCCGTAG
- a CDS encoding aminoglycoside adenylyltransferase family protein, whose translation MKHSFQATGQSLPEEAKAACDIIARELGESVVGVYLFGSALRGGLRPNSDVDVLAVISQPPDDPVRRRLVEALMAVSGSPANDGSPRPLEVTLLCRESLVPWRYPPRSELVYGEWLRDEFAQGRVPPGATDPDLALVLATARQASLALCGPELAELVAPIPEADLRRAIVDSLPGLIDGLHGDERNVLLTLARMWMTVETGEIAPKDVAAAWALERLPAELQTEMALARHAYLDGDGNDWPQRMPQVEALAGFLRRAISCASTGVMD comes from the coding sequence ATGAAGCACTCATTCCAAGCGACCGGACAGTCGCTACCCGAGGAAGCCAAGGCCGCTTGCGACATCATCGCCCGCGAGCTGGGCGAGAGCGTGGTCGGCGTCTATCTGTTCGGCTCGGCACTCCGGGGCGGTTTGCGTCCCAATAGCGACGTGGACGTGCTGGCGGTCATCAGCCAGCCGCCCGACGACCCGGTGCGCCGGCGCCTGGTCGAGGCGCTGATGGCGGTCTCCGGTAGCCCTGCGAACGACGGCTCGCCCAGGCCATTGGAAGTGACGCTGCTCTGCCGAGAGTCGCTGGTGCCGTGGCGCTACCCGCCGAGAAGCGAGCTGGTCTACGGCGAATGGTTGCGGGATGAGTTCGCGCAGGGCCGCGTTCCGCCTGGGGCCACCGATCCCGACCTGGCGCTGGTGCTGGCCACCGCCAGGCAGGCGAGCCTTGCCCTGTGTGGGCCAGAGCTCGCGGAGCTGGTCGCGCCGATTCCCGAGGCGGACCTGCGGCGGGCGATCGTCGACTCGCTGCCTGGCCTGATCGATGGCCTGCATGGCGATGAGCGCAATGTGCTGCTGACCCTGGCGCGAATGTGGATGACCGTCGAAACGGGAGAGATCGCGCCCAAGGACGTTGCCGCTGCCTGGGCCCTGGAGCGCCTGCCCGCAGAGCTTCAGACCGAAATGGCACTGGCGCGGCACGCTTATCTTGATGGGGACGGTAACGACTGGCCACAGCGCATGCCTCAGGTGGAAGCGCTGGCAGGCTTCCTGCGGCGGGCCATTTCTTGCGCTTCCACCGGCGTGATGGACTAG
- a CDS encoding MFS transporter, with the protein MNGNRARLLFLNVGHAYAHYFMLIHPTVAVVLERRGQGDYGALLLPATAGFVAFAAFTLPAGWLGDRCSRHGMMAVMFLGLGMASLLTGLASGPYQMAAGLFLMGSFAAIYHPVGIALVAESGASVGQALGVNGVWGNMGVAAAPLLTGLFIGMLGWQAAFLVPGALCLASGVAYLALVPAERHQREAAPVTADPMPTPASTALPGRILAYLAITALMGGLVFAVMTVVLPKVMEDAFSSGVSGLVSAASLASVIFALASMAQLVTGRAVNRVSPRQLMLLLALVQVPLFLLMGQAEQWWLVVLSLGLMLTVFGIIPVQDAIVARHAASGWRARVYAVKYVLSLGVGALAVPIVAWGFDPASGFVRLYLLLAACAVGVAVAALLLPSQRYRQAALNESR; encoded by the coding sequence ATGAACGGCAATCGCGCTCGGCTACTGTTCCTCAATGTTGGGCACGCTTACGCCCACTATTTCATGCTGATTCATCCCACGGTGGCGGTGGTGCTCGAGCGTCGCGGCCAGGGTGATTACGGTGCGCTGCTGCTGCCGGCCACGGCGGGTTTCGTTGCCTTTGCCGCCTTTACGTTGCCGGCGGGCTGGCTGGGCGACCGCTGTAGCCGACACGGCATGATGGCCGTGATGTTCCTGGGGCTCGGTATGGCGTCCCTGCTGACCGGTTTGGCAAGCGGCCCCTACCAGATGGCGGCCGGCCTGTTTCTGATGGGAAGCTTTGCAGCGATTTACCATCCTGTCGGCATCGCCCTGGTGGCGGAGAGTGGCGCGAGCGTCGGCCAAGCGCTGGGCGTCAACGGCGTATGGGGCAACATGGGCGTCGCGGCGGCGCCACTGCTGACCGGTTTGTTCATCGGCATGCTCGGCTGGCAGGCGGCCTTCCTGGTTCCCGGTGCACTGTGCCTGGCGAGCGGGGTGGCCTATCTGGCGCTGGTACCGGCCGAACGCCATCAGCGTGAGGCGGCTCCTGTGACCGCCGATCCTATGCCGACGCCAGCCTCGACGGCATTGCCCGGCAGGATCCTCGCCTACCTGGCGATCACGGCATTGATGGGCGGACTGGTTTTCGCGGTCATGACCGTGGTGCTGCCCAAGGTCATGGAGGACGCCTTCAGCAGTGGAGTGAGTGGTTTGGTCAGCGCCGCCAGCCTGGCCTCGGTGATCTTTGCACTCGCCTCCATGGCGCAGTTGGTAACCGGCAGGGCGGTGAATCGGGTCTCGCCACGTCAGTTGATGCTGTTACTGGCGCTGGTGCAGGTACCCCTGTTCCTGCTGATGGGGCAGGCCGAGCAATGGTGGCTCGTCGTGCTGTCGCTAGGACTGATGCTGACGGTGTTCGGTATCATTCCCGTGCAGGACGCCATCGTGGCGCGTCATGCCGCGAGCGGCTGGCGGGCGCGTGTCTATGCCGTGAAGTACGTGCTGTCGCTGGGTGTCGGTGCCTTGGCCGTGCCGATCGTGGCCTGGGGCTTCGACCCGGCCAGCGGCTTCGTCCGGCTCTATCTGCTGTTGGCCGCCTGCGCTGTCGGTGTGGCGGTGGCCGCACTGCTGTTGCCAAGCCAGCGCTATCGGCAGGCGGCGCTCAACGAGAGCCGCTAG
- a CDS encoding ABC transporter permease, translating into MWPFIFKRTLVALCVALTISVLSFGLLQLSGDLAASIGGPEATAEQVERIRVEYGLDRPLVEQFATWLWGAMQLDFGRSYYYQSSVMELVVERLPVTMTLGVLSLAIAIGVSIPLGVAAALRRGSWVDRLAMAIAVTGQAMPNFWFGLTLIILFAVNLQWLPAAGSESWQGFVLPAIALGYYATPAMMRLTRSGMLEVLASDYVRTARAKGLRTGKVVFKHALRNAVIPVVALAAVELGFMLGGSVVIETVFSLRGLGQLAWNSISRNDYPVVQAVVLIIALFYIVLILLADILNAVLDPRLRAR; encoded by the coding sequence ATGTGGCCATTCATTTTCAAGCGCACCCTGGTGGCGCTCTGCGTGGCGCTGACCATTTCGGTGCTCAGCTTCGGCTTGCTGCAGCTCTCCGGCGACCTGGCGGCATCCATCGGCGGGCCGGAGGCCACCGCCGAGCAGGTCGAACGGATCCGCGTCGAGTATGGGCTCGACCGCCCCCTGGTCGAGCAGTTCGCCACCTGGTTGTGGGGGGCGATGCAGCTCGATTTCGGGCGCTCCTACTACTACCAGAGCTCGGTGATGGAGTTGGTCGTCGAGCGCTTGCCCGTGACCATGACGCTCGGGGTCCTGTCGTTGGCCATCGCCATCGGCGTCTCGATTCCGCTGGGCGTGGCAGCGGCCCTCAGGCGGGGTAGCTGGGTCGACCGCCTGGCGATGGCCATCGCCGTGACCGGCCAGGCGATGCCGAACTTCTGGTTCGGCCTGACCCTGATCATTCTCTTCGCGGTCAACCTGCAGTGGCTGCCGGCGGCCGGCAGCGAAAGCTGGCAAGGCTTCGTGCTGCCGGCCATTGCCCTGGGCTACTACGCCACTCCGGCGATGATGCGTCTGACGCGCAGCGGCATGCTCGAGGTGCTGGCGTCGGATTACGTGCGCACGGCGCGGGCCAAGGGGCTGCGTACCGGCAAGGTGGTCTTCAAGCACGCGTTGCGCAACGCGGTGATTCCGGTGGTGGCCCTGGCGGCGGTGGAGCTGGGGTTCATGCTCGGCGGCTCGGTAGTGATCGAGACGGTGTTCTCGCTGCGGGGGCTCGGGCAACTGGCCTGGAACTCCATCTCGCGCAACGACTACCCGGTGGTACAGGCAGTGGTGCTGATCATCGCGCTGTTCTACATCGTGCTGATCCTGCTGGCGGACATCCTCAATGCCGTCCTGGATCCGCGGCTACGTGCCCGCTGA
- a CDS encoding zinc-dependent alcohol dehydrogenase family protein, with translation MKVITLKSPGGLDQLQVVEREAPGEPGPGEIRVRIHASSLNFHDYGVVSGKMPTEDGRIPMSDGAGVVEAVGKGVEEFVVGDSVVSTFFPYWLDGPARVGDFKTTPGDGVDGYAREQVIRPATWFTHAPKGYSHEEAATLTTAGLTAWRALVVDGNLKAGDTILTLGTGGVSIFALQFAKAMGARVISTSSSDEKIERLQQLGADHTLNYKAEPEWGKRVKSLTDGQGVDHVIEVGGPGTLPQSIDAVRIGGHISLIGVLTGRGGEIPTAKLMAKQARLQGLIVGSRIHQQEMVRGIEASGVRPIIDSRFSLEDIADAFRHEEAGRHFGKICLSF, from the coding sequence ATGAAAGTCATTACCCTGAAGAGCCCTGGTGGGCTGGACCAGTTGCAAGTCGTCGAGCGAGAGGCGCCCGGCGAGCCGGGGCCGGGCGAGATCCGCGTACGCATTCATGCCAGCTCGCTCAACTTCCACGACTACGGCGTGGTGTCCGGCAAGATGCCGACCGAGGACGGCCGCATTCCCATGTCCGATGGGGCGGGTGTGGTCGAGGCAGTGGGCAAGGGGGTCGAGGAGTTCGTCGTGGGCGATTCGGTGGTCTCTACCTTCTTCCCCTACTGGCTGGACGGCCCGGCGCGGGTCGGCGATTTCAAGACCACGCCTGGCGACGGTGTCGACGGCTACGCTCGTGAGCAGGTCATTCGCCCGGCTACCTGGTTCACTCATGCGCCGAAGGGGTATAGCCACGAAGAGGCTGCGACCCTGACCACCGCGGGGCTGACCGCCTGGCGCGCGCTGGTGGTGGACGGCAACCTCAAGGCCGGCGACACCATTCTCACCTTGGGTACCGGCGGGGTTTCCATCTTCGCCTTGCAGTTTGCCAAGGCAATGGGCGCACGAGTGATTTCCACCTCGTCTTCGGATGAGAAGATCGAGCGCCTGCAGCAGCTCGGCGCCGACCACACCCTCAATTACAAGGCCGAGCCGGAATGGGGTAAGCGGGTGAAGTCGCTGACCGATGGCCAGGGCGTCGACCATGTCATCGAGGTCGGCGGCCCCGGCACCCTGCCGCAATCCATCGATGCCGTGCGCATCGGCGGCCACATCTCGCTGATCGGTGTGCTGACCGGTCGCGGCGGTGAGATTCCCACGGCCAAGCTGATGGCCAAGCAGGCGCGCCTGCAGGGCTTGATCGTCGGCAGTCGCATCCACCAGCAGGAGATGGTGCGTGGCATCGAGGCCAGCGGTGTACGCCCGATCATCGACAGCCGCTTTTCTCTGGAAGATATCGCCGACGCCTTCCGCCACGAGGAAGCGGGACGCCACTTCGGCAAGATCTGCCTGTCGTTCTAG
- a CDS encoding DUF1330 domain-containing protein: MTAYAIARLQDVTMGPEIVEYLEKIDATLAPYGGRYLIHGGTTEVLEGGWQGDTIMLGFPNLEQARAWYRSEAYRRIMPLRTANAVGDVILVEGVPEGHRGVDILG; encoded by the coding sequence ATGACCGCCTACGCCATCGCCCGCCTTCAGGACGTCACCATGGGCCCGGAGATCGTCGAATACCTGGAGAAGATCGATGCCACCCTGGCCCCCTATGGTGGCCGCTATCTGATCCACGGCGGTACCACCGAGGTGCTGGAAGGTGGCTGGCAGGGCGACACCATCATGCTCGGCTTTCCCAACCTGGAGCAGGCCCGCGCGTGGTATCGCTCCGAGGCCTACCGGCGCATCATGCCGCTGCGTACCGCCAATGCCGTTGGCGACGTCATCCTGGTGGAAGGCGTGCCGGAAGGGCATCGGGGCGTCGATATCCTTGGTTGA
- a CDS encoding ABC transporter ATP-binding protein: MPLLTVKELRVDLPVDAGTLHAVRGIDFHVERGEMLCLVGESGCGKSMTSLALMGLLPRRARVSAASLRFDDIELLGLTERARSDLRGARMAMIFQEPMTALNPAYTLGNQLCEALRRHRRVSRREARERAVYLLERVGISAAAERMEQYPHQLSGGLRQRVMIAMALMCEPDLIIADEPTTALDVTIQAQILRLLRDLQREFGTAVIFITHDLGVVARIADRVAVMYAGEVIETATAEALFAAPGHPYTQGLLNCIPAPGKTPPGSRLQAIPGVVPSLVGAVEGCAFRNRCPLAEAVCETPPPPTRVAAGHVARCHFAARLTDPSRQPQREVMP, from the coding sequence ATGCCACTGCTGACGGTCAAGGAGCTGCGCGTCGACCTGCCGGTCGATGCCGGGACGCTGCATGCCGTGCGCGGCATCGACTTCCATGTCGAGCGCGGCGAGATGCTGTGCCTGGTCGGCGAATCGGGCTGCGGCAAGTCGATGACCTCGCTGGCGCTGATGGGGCTGCTGCCGCGTCGGGCGCGGGTCAGTGCTGCGAGCCTGCGCTTCGACGACATCGAGCTGTTGGGCCTGACGGAGCGTGCCCGCAGCGACCTGCGCGGCGCGCGCATGGCGATGATCTTCCAGGAGCCGATGACCGCCCTCAACCCGGCGTATACGCTGGGCAACCAGCTCTGTGAAGCGCTGCGTCGCCATCGCCGGGTGAGCCGCCGCGAAGCCCGCGAGCGGGCCGTATATTTGCTGGAGCGGGTCGGCATCAGCGCCGCCGCCGAACGCATGGAACAGTACCCGCACCAGCTTTCGGGCGGCCTGCGCCAACGGGTGATGATCGCCATGGCACTGATGTGCGAACCCGACCTGATCATTGCCGACGAACCGACCACGGCGCTGGATGTCACCATCCAGGCGCAGATCCTGCGGCTGCTGCGCGATCTGCAGCGCGAGTTCGGCACCGCGGTGATCTTCATCACTCACGACCTGGGGGTAGTGGCACGCATCGCCGACAGGGTGGCGGTGATGTATGCCGGCGAGGTGATCGAAACGGCGACCGCCGAGGCGCTCTTCGCGGCCCCGGGCCACCCCTACACCCAAGGGCTGTTGAACTGCATCCCGGCCCCTGGCAAGACGCCGCCGGGCAGCCGCCTGCAGGCGATACCCGGGGTAGTGCCGAGCCTGGTCGGCGCGGTCGAGGGCTGCGCCTTTCGCAATCGCTGCCCGCTGGCCGAGGCGGTATGCGAGACGCCTCCGCCGCCTACCCGCGTCGCCGCCGGGCATGTCGCACGCTGCCATTTCGCCGCGCGCCTAACCGATCCTTCCCGCCAGCCGCAGCGTGAGGTGATGCCATGA